The DNA window CTGGCCGCAGTCAGTGTGTCCTTAGTGTGCTCAGTTGTCTTTGAAGTTCAAGAGATATCCGGCGGATTGATGTTCGCCAGTGCCGCAGGAATGGTAACAGGCTACGTATGTGAAACCTTGATGAGCAAGAGTAAATAATGACAATACTATCGATATTTGCCATGGCGGCACTTGTGTTTGTCAGCCGCTATGTATTTCTAGAACCTAAGCTGCCGATAAAATTGCGCCCAGGGTTGCAAAGAGTCCTCGCGTATTCTGGCCCCGCCGTATTGACCGCTCTATGGGCTCCAATTGTATTCACTCATGAAAAGACCCTTTGGGTCAGCACACATAACCCGTATTTGTGGTCTGCCTGTTTGGCCATTTTTCTCGCGTGGAAGACTAAAAACGTATTACTGACGACTATTGCCAGCATGGGGCTCTTTCTGCTCTTACACCTTGTGGTGCTCTAGCCCGCTTACTCTGCGACCCATTCAATCTCGATAAGTGTCGTTTCCTGATCCTTTAATCGCGCTAAAAACGTGTCGCCTGAGTGGATTTCCCCCACGCCTTGCGGGGTACCGGTCATCACCACATCATAATCTTCTAGTGTGGTAAACGTGCCTAGCTCCTGCAAGATGATGTGGGGCGCAAACATCATTTGTGACACTTGACCTTTTTGTACCCGAACACAATTGATCAGCAGCTCAAGTTGTAAATGAGCAGGGTCGATGCCCTCGAGCGCGATGAATTTACTCAATACTGCGGAACCATCAAAGGCTTTGGCTCGCTCCCAAGGCAGTCCTTTCTCTTTGAGTTGCGATTGTAACTGGCGCTTAGTGAGATCAAGACCGATCCCGACCCCGGCGTATTGGCCATTTTGCACAATAAAGCATATCTCGGTTTCATAGTGTAAAGGTTCGTGATGCTTGGCTTTTAAAGTTTGGGTAATCGAACTATTGGGTTTATTAAATACCACCATATGATCGGGGATGGCATTATTTAATTCTTTAATATGATCCACATAGTTTCGCCCGACACAGAGCACTTTGGACGGCGTGACCAAGACATTATTAAAACAAACAGAATTCATAGCTCTTCCTTGAACATTGGTATGAAGTTTTCATCGGAAACAATAGGTCGACCACCTAAGATAATGTCGCTCATCGTACCTATAATTGGAGGCAATTATTGTAATTGAGTCAGCAATTTTTCACATAAATGCTTTAAAGTCTGCATTTCATCGGGGGCAAGCTGCAACTTACAAAACATAGCGGCGGGAATGGATTCGGCTTGAGCATACAATGCATGACCTTGCTCGGTTAAGTGCAATGTTCGCACTCGCTCATCGTGATCACCCCGCTTTCTTTGCAGTAAGCCTTTCACTTCCAACCGTTTCAATAGCGGTGTCAACGTCCCCGAATCCAAATGCAATCGTTGGCCTAATTCTTTAACACTGACTCCGTCCGACTGCCACAACACCATCATCACAACATATTGCAAATACGTCAGATCCAGCGCATCAAGCAACGGACGATACGCACGCACAACCGCATTCGCCGCGCTGTATAACGGAAAACACATTTGTTTATCTAATAACAAATGTTCATCACTTAATTCATCAGTCCCTTCAGAATGGGGCTGGCCAGTCTTATTACTCATAGTCATCATTATATTATCGTTGCTTAAGCCACAATATACGTCGATTTCAAAAAAAAATCATCCGTTGCCCACCCGCCTCGCCATCAAAAGGCCGATAGACACCAAGCCTTTTGTTAATAAAACGACCTTTCCTGCTTCAATAGCAACGGCGTTTACATGTGATTTGTCAGTAAATCCACAAAAATGACATGTAAATGTCAATTTTGAGTAATCAAAACGTCACTTATGTTCACTAAATTTAAGCGTACCAAAACGTTAGAGCAAAGAAGCTCATCCTCATTATAGATAAGGTAATACAATGAAAAAATCAGTTCTAGCAACCGCGGTTCTTGCCACTCTTATTTCAAGTTCCACTCTAGCAGCAACCGTATATAAAGCAGATGGTACTGAATTTAAAGTAGGTGGTCGGGTTGAGTTTCGTGGTGACTTTAATGCAGACACCGATGGTACCGAGATTGATGGCACAATGAGCGATCAAACTCGTGCTCGTTTAAACTTAAAAGGCACCTCGGAGATTTCTGATGGCGTTAAAGCCTTTGGTTTCTACGAAGTTGAACAAAAAGCCAAGGATTCCGATGAGAAAATGAAAAACCGCTATATGTATGCGGGTATTGATGTCCATGGCAACGCATTATCCTTCGGTGCGCAAGATATGGCGGCAGTACAAGTCTCGAAATTCTCAGACATCGGTGAGTTTACTGGCCTGCAAAAACGTATTGAAGGCTCAGCGGATCACACAGAAGGCGTTATCGCTTACCGTGGTAACTTTGATGCTTTGAATCTACAAGCGACTTATAAAGCAGAATCTAGCGACGACTCTGACTCATACGGTGTATCGGGCACTTATGCTTTACCTATGGGGTTAAAACTGGGTCTGGCTTATTCAATGGATCAAGAGCGTGTTGACGGTAATACCGCAACCACTAACTCAACAGACAAAGCGAATCAAATCTTAGCGGGTATCAGCTACGCGTTGGATGCATTTTACATGGGTGCAACTTATTCAACCGGCGATACAGGCAATGGCGATAACGAATTTGATACCATGGAATTTGCGCTCGCTTATGACATTACTGAACAAGTTAGAGTACAAGCTATTTACGGAAAAGATACTACCGATGTCGATGGCGGCTCTGATATTGACCGTGAAGACTTCGTTGAGTTGGGCGGTTACTACACATTCAACCGTAATCTCAAATCTTACGTCGCCTACAAAGCTAATTCGGCAGACGGCGCAGACGATGATACAATTCGCCTTGGCATGAAATACAGTTTTTAATGTACTGGTTCCTGCCAAATACCATCATGGTCTAACCTCGGTTAGGCCATTTTTTTGCACGTTTTTCAGCAATCACTGCCCTATCATAATGCATTCGCTCATACTGACGTGGACACTTAATATCTAACCATATGAAAGATAATAAAATTTAACTTTGGCACACTAAGTGCTTTATGATAAAGACAAATGCAGGCAGCGTTTGTGCTTCTTGTTGGTGGTCTGGCAGAAACCACTGAGCTCTTCATTTTTTAACCTCCCCACGGGAGGTTTTTTTTTGCAAACGATGTTAACGGCGTTTAGGTTGCTGGTACGTTTTGCCAGCGGCTTGATAAACATCTTTACGTTTTAAACCAAATTGAGTGTCGAAAAACCAAGCGACGAAACGAATCACATCGTCATCTTTATTCATCACAAACTCGAAGAACTCTTCTTCTTCACCTTGGTCATTTGTCTCTGTGGTGACGTGATAAATGCGCTCTTCACCCTCGACTTCCGCCAACACAAATTGCCCAGTCAGCTCTTGAGCCGCTTGCACCACTTCCTCATCTTCACTGGCTTTTAAGGTAGTCAGCGCAGTCGGAAGGTCCGTATCGGTGCATAAACGTAGCACAAGTGCTTCAAACTCAGATTGTTGCATAGTGTATCCTCTATCAATGAAGGCGAGTTATAACGATAAAGCGCTCAAGTCGGTACTGAAAATCGGCCTCATCTCTCATTTGAGATTACGATTCGCCAAGGAAAAAATAAAAAGGCCTGCAAATGCAGGCCTTAAAGACGACAATGCGCGCTATCAGCTGTTGTCTTTCACCGCACTG is part of the Vibrio zhugei genome and encodes:
- a CDS encoding AzlD domain-containing protein is translated as MTILSIFAMAALVFVSRYVFLEPKLPIKLRPGLQRVLAYSGPAVLTALWAPIVFTHEKTLWVSTHNPYLWSACLAIFLAWKTKNVLLTTIASMGLFLLLHLVVL
- a CDS encoding fumarylacetoacetate hydrolase family protein yields the protein MNSVCFNNVLVTPSKVLCVGRNYVDHIKELNNAIPDHMVVFNKPNSSITQTLKAKHHEPLHYETEICFIVQNGQYAGVGIGLDLTKRQLQSQLKEKGLPWERAKAFDGSAVLSKFIALEGIDPAHLQLELLINCVRVQKGQVSQMMFAPHIILQELGTFTTLEDYDVVMTGTPQGVGEIHSGDTFLARLKDQETTLIEIEWVAE
- a CDS encoding MarR family winged helix-turn-helix transcriptional regulator, whose product is MSNKTGQPHSEGTDELSDEHLLLDKQMCFPLYSAANAVVRAYRPLLDALDLTYLQYVVMMVLWQSDGVSVKELGQRLHLDSGTLTPLLKRLEVKGLLQRKRGDHDERVRTLHLTEQGHALYAQAESIPAAMFCKLQLAPDEMQTLKHLCEKLLTQLQ
- a CDS encoding porin — encoded protein: MKKSVLATAVLATLISSSTLAATVYKADGTEFKVGGRVEFRGDFNADTDGTEIDGTMSDQTRARLNLKGTSEISDGVKAFGFYEVEQKAKDSDEKMKNRYMYAGIDVHGNALSFGAQDMAAVQVSKFSDIGEFTGLQKRIEGSADHTEGVIAYRGNFDALNLQATYKAESSDDSDSYGVSGTYALPMGLKLGLAYSMDQERVDGNTATTNSTDKANQILAGISYALDAFYMGATYSTGDTGNGDNEFDTMEFALAYDITEQVRVQAIYGKDTTDVDGGSDIDREDFVELGGYYTFNRNLKSYVAYKANSADGADDDTIRLGMKYSF